The Nitrosomonas communis genome has a segment encoding these proteins:
- the hflX gene encoding GTPase HflX, protein MPIEVREKSRYAVVAAVQLPSVSDIEFEASLSELRELAKTLGYEIINTFVQKRASFDTTAYLGFGKRQEIRRFVNSETESAEFEEIAANPKSRDIDAILVDHEISPSQARNLEKEVGCEVMDRTMVILEIFHRNARSRAARAQVEIARLGYMAPRLREAAKLAGPQGRQRSGVGGRGGGESHTELDRRKIRDRIAELQQEIIAMDAERKTQRARRQTRQKLASVALVGYTNAGKSTLMRGLTGSEVLVANKLFATLDTTVRALYPESMPRVLVSDTVGFIKNLPHGLVASFKSTLDEALDASLLLHVIDASDPGFERQLEVTDQVLEEIGADVVPRMRVFNKIDHVGDATAQAKCEAVLRTQYPDCVVMSARRPDEVAKLRQKIVAFFQQDLVEAELFLPWSAQQLRGEIYASCQVLEERSNYEGVFFRVRGEPDSVKNLCEQFSQA, encoded by the coding sequence ATGCCAATAGAAGTCAGAGAAAAATCCAGGTACGCCGTCGTGGCAGCCGTTCAACTGCCGAGCGTGAGCGACATCGAATTCGAGGCATCACTGAGCGAGCTACGCGAGCTTGCAAAAACACTGGGATATGAAATCATCAACACGTTCGTGCAGAAGCGCGCTAGTTTCGACACGACGGCTTACCTTGGCTTCGGCAAGCGGCAGGAAATACGCCGCTTTGTCAACAGCGAAACCGAATCCGCCGAGTTCGAGGAAATAGCCGCCAACCCTAAGAGCCGGGACATCGATGCTATTCTAGTCGACCACGAGATCTCACCCTCACAGGCGCGTAATCTTGAAAAGGAGGTCGGCTGCGAGGTGATGGACCGCACTATGGTCATTCTCGAAATTTTTCACCGCAACGCCCGCTCTCGCGCTGCGCGCGCCCAAGTGGAAATCGCGCGCCTCGGCTACATGGCGCCGCGCCTGCGCGAGGCTGCGAAGCTTGCAGGTCCGCAAGGGCGGCAGCGCAGCGGCGTCGGCGGACGAGGGGGCGGCGAGTCGCACACTGAGTTGGACCGACGCAAGATCCGTGACCGTATCGCCGAACTTCAACAGGAAATTATCGCGATGGATGCCGAGCGCAAGACACAGCGCGCACGACGGCAAACGCGCCAGAAACTTGCTAGCGTGGCACTCGTCGGTTATACGAATGCCGGCAAATCCACCTTGATGCGGGGGCTTACGGGCAGCGAGGTGCTGGTCGCGAATAAACTCTTTGCTACGCTTGATACCACGGTACGAGCCCTCTACCCGGAGAGCATGCCGCGCGTGCTCGTCAGCGATACCGTCGGTTTTATCAAAAATCTGCCGCACGGGCTCGTCGCCTCGTTCAAGTCAACACTAGACGAAGCGCTTGATGCATCCTTGCTGCTCCACGTCATTGATGCTAGCGATCCAGGGTTTGAGCGCCAGCTCGAGGTCACCGATCAAGTACTTGAGGAGATAGGTGCGGATGTCGTGCCACGTATGCGGGTTTTTAACAAGATCGACCACGTTGGCGATGCAACGGCGCAGGCTAAATGTGAAGCGGTCTTACGGACACAGTATCCGGATTGCGTCGTGATGAGTGCACGCCGACCTGATGAGGTCGCGAAGCTACGCCAGAAGATCGTCGCGTTTTTTCAGCAGGATCTGGTTGAGGCCGAGCTTTTCCTTCCTTGGTCGGCGCAGCAACTGCGCGGGGAAATCTACGCGAGCTGTCAGGTGCTGGAGGAGCGCTCAAACTATGAGGGTGTCTTCTTTCGCGTCCGCGGCGAGCCCGACTCTGTCAAAAACCTGTGCGAACAGTTCAGCCAGGCGTGA
- a CDS encoding DDE-type integrase/transposase/recombinase, with amino-acid sequence MSASWHMDETFISIKGQWKYLY; translated from the coding sequence ATGAGCGCGAGCTGGCATATGGACGAGACGTTCATCAGCATCAAGGGCCAGTGGAAATATCTGTATTGA
- a CDS encoding PLAT/LH2 domain-containing protein — translation MKRFWLSTFLLLVLCVWFLPPTAAESQHITSIIVEITTGDIRFAGTDDKIVFQIGGKTFTLDNPDHDDFERGNVDRFQLLVEDDIFSMDMIRGVGTISLTKMEDSFLGGGWRLGGITIWVESDSTTPIYQNAHVDRWLDGDDLSDRQWITTLGEEGWNLPEEPPFPPCGGPIITLTKPSLAPLDGESTLDSDCDGIPDSEDGSFDTPPDSDGDGLPDLYETQTGSLPTNPDSDGDGWNDGTNRRSFLLLTRIQCRDEDEDIGHDELYLVAEDVRFPEQDDLRGYWEMNDDTEVSPFVIIDSRATAPETPPVFKTRLRLREADFEFFESPTDDTLQTAVLDWNDSGETTITFNQGDFEYLLTFRWFTVNFHDPNTLLGTADLEQDGLTEALEARISRQDPSLRPADKDRIEGYDGLADPGSRQLFIEVDAAGADYHIPEDAKQLVASRFHYRDIAPRIDDGYLGGGEDLDYENIVSFNKMKTVYQPAHFWSERRFFFRYALFVDQMEEEILGIGANGRSDRTVPGVSRSREPDLIISRTSMLGHFSPIVFIHELGHTLGLCHPIGTSEPPIPSPTCPTPSDWIADSEHCVHYCGVGEDDITAMGDDIDLLNTGIISGAATGIGAGVLIGAGIGALFGGGGAFVGAIVGGIVGGIVGGVLGSIVGSDAYARVVDYHPNEWAALLFSVFPQP, via the coding sequence ATGAAAAGGTTCTGGTTATCTACATTTCTTCTGTTGGTGCTATGCGTGTGGTTTCTCCCCCCAACAGCGGCAGAGAGTCAGCACATCACTTCAATCATCGTCGAGATTACTACGGGCGATATTCGTTTTGCAGGTACTGATGACAAGATAGTCTTCCAGATTGGTGGCAAGACTTTCACACTCGATAATCCCGACCACGATGATTTCGAACGCGGCAATGTTGACCGGTTCCAACTCTTGGTCGAAGACGACATTTTTAGCATGGACATGATCCGCGGCGTTGGGACGATATCTCTCACCAAAATGGAGGATAGTTTCCTCGGTGGTGGCTGGCGTTTAGGCGGAATTACGATCTGGGTTGAATCGGACTCAACAACGCCCATCTATCAGAACGCCCATGTAGACCGCTGGCTCGACGGCGATGATCTCTCTGATCGGCAATGGATCACAACGCTCGGTGAAGAAGGCTGGAATTTGCCTGAGGAGCCGCCTTTCCCGCCATGCGGCGGGCCGATTATCACCCTCACCAAACCTAGCCTGGCTCCACTTGATGGTGAGAGTACGCTAGATTCCGACTGCGACGGTATCCCCGACAGTGAGGACGGCTCATTCGATACACCACCGGATTCGGATGGCGATGGTCTGCCTGATCTCTATGAAACCCAGACCGGTAGCTTGCCGACTAATCCTGATAGCGATGGGGATGGTTGGAACGACGGCACCAACCGTCGCAGCTTCCTCCTTCTTACTCGCATCCAGTGCCGCGACGAGGACGAGGATATCGGCCATGATGAGCTCTATCTCGTGGCCGAGGATGTACGGTTCCCTGAGCAGGATGATCTTCGCGGTTATTGGGAAATGAATGACGACACGGAGGTATCGCCCTTTGTGATCATTGATTCACGGGCAACCGCACCGGAAACACCACCTGTTTTCAAAACCCGGCTGCGATTGCGCGAAGCGGATTTCGAGTTCTTCGAAAGTCCCACAGACGATACGCTGCAAACAGCAGTACTCGACTGGAATGATAGCGGCGAGACCACAATCACGTTCAATCAGGGTGACTTCGAGTATCTCCTTACTTTCCGCTGGTTCACGGTTAATTTCCACGATCCGAACACGCTGCTTGGCACGGCTGACCTCGAGCAGGACGGACTCACCGAGGCGCTCGAAGCCCGTATCAGCCGACAGGATCCGAGCCTGCGGCCAGCGGACAAGGATCGAATCGAAGGCTATGACGGTCTCGCAGATCCGGGAAGCCGCCAGCTCTTCATAGAAGTTGATGCAGCAGGTGCAGATTATCATATCCCAGAGGATGCCAAGCAGCTGGTTGCTAGCCGTTTCCATTACCGTGACATTGCTCCGCGGATCGACGATGGTTATCTGGGTGGTGGCGAAGACCTCGATTATGAGAACATCGTCTCCTTCAATAAGATGAAAACTGTCTATCAGCCAGCCCACTTCTGGAGCGAGCGGCGCTTCTTCTTTCGCTACGCGTTATTTGTTGATCAGATGGAGGAGGAAATTCTAGGTATCGGAGCCAACGGACGATCCGATCGGACTGTGCCCGGCGTTTCTCGCTCGCGGGAGCCGGACCTCATCATATCTCGTACTTCGATGCTGGGTCATTTCAGCCCGATCGTATTCATTCATGAGCTCGGCCATACGCTGGGGCTTTGCCACCCGATTGGTACGAGCGAGCCACCTATTCCTTCACCCACGTGTCCGACTCCCAGTGACTGGATAGCCGATAGCGAGCATTGCGTGCATTATTGCGGAGTCGGCGAGGACGATATTACTGCGATGGGCGATGATATCGATTTACTTAATACCGGCATCATATCGGGCGCTGCGACGGGAATCGGCGCGGGCGTCCTGATCGGTGCTGGAATTGGGGCTCTATTTGGAGGAGGGGGAGCTTTTGTGGGGGCTATCGTTGGAGGTATTGTCGGCGGAATTGTAGGAGGGGTGCTTGGCAGCATCGTAGGGTCTGACGCTTACGCCCGCGTTGTTGATTACCACCCCAATGAGTGGGCTGCTTTGTTGTTCTCGGTCTTTCCTCAGCCTTAA
- a CDS encoding IS5 family transposase translates to MQLGFFDLDNRYAQLSKLNDPLEELNRIIDWNLFADLLAETTTKPRKSEAGRKPFDRVMLFKMLVLQRMNNLSDDRLEYQVRDRLSFMRFLGLGLAGVVPDAKTMWSFREELKENHLMDRLFARFDECLRELEVELKSGQIIDATFVSVPKQRNTREENKMIKEDAVPIEWGQNPHKLAQKDIDARWTKKNSESFYGYKDHVNMDRDTKLITTWEVTSAQIHDSQVLEEVLQSPEVGGADIYADSAYRSNAQEESLVTSKYTSQIHEKGARNHPLTQAQKSSNKEKSRVRARVEHVFGSMTNELGGITIRTIGYGRAKVQIGLLNLVYNIKRVATLIRKGYFSFDRVSAPEMA, encoded by the coding sequence ATGCAACTCGGTTTTTTTGACCTTGACAATCGATATGCTCAGCTAAGTAAGTTAAATGATCCGCTTGAAGAGCTGAATCGCATAATCGATTGGAATCTATTCGCTGATCTTCTTGCAGAGACAACGACGAAGCCCCGGAAAAGTGAAGCAGGCCGCAAACCCTTTGATCGGGTGATGCTATTCAAAATGCTGGTATTACAAAGAATGAATAATCTGTCAGATGATCGGCTGGAGTATCAAGTCCGGGACCGGTTGAGTTTCATGCGGTTTTTGGGACTTGGTCTGGCAGGGGTAGTGCCTGACGCAAAGACCATGTGGTCGTTCCGGGAAGAGTTGAAAGAGAACCATCTGATGGATCGTCTGTTTGCAAGATTCGATGAATGTTTACGAGAGTTGGAGGTAGAACTGAAGTCAGGTCAGATCATTGATGCGACCTTTGTGAGTGTGCCTAAACAACGCAATACACGTGAAGAAAACAAGATGATTAAAGAAGATGCCGTTCCGATTGAATGGGGACAGAATCCCCACAAACTGGCGCAAAAAGACATTGATGCGCGTTGGACGAAGAAGAACAGCGAATCGTTTTATGGTTACAAAGATCACGTCAATATGGATCGCGATACCAAGCTGATAACCACATGGGAAGTTACTTCAGCGCAAATTCATGACAGTCAGGTTTTGGAAGAAGTGCTGCAATCCCCTGAAGTGGGAGGCGCAGATATTTATGCGGACTCAGCATACCGCAGCAATGCACAGGAAGAAAGTCTGGTCACCTCAAAATACACGAGTCAGATTCATGAAAAAGGCGCTCGCAATCATCCCCTCACGCAAGCACAAAAATCCAGTAACAAAGAGAAATCACGGGTGCGTGCACGAGTAGAGCATGTGTTTGGTTCGATGACGAATGAACTGGGCGGAATCACGATTCGTACCATAGGTTATGGGAGAGCAAAAGTACAAATAGGCTTACTCAACCTCGTCTATAACATCAAGCGTGTAGCGACGCTGATTCGAAAAGGGTATTTCAGTTTCGATAGGGTTAGTGCGCCCGAAATGGCTTAA
- a CDS encoding transposase: MEDYERAGRVIVYLDESGFAHDMPRTHGYAPVGERVHGVKDWHARGRTNVIGALIGKTLLTISLFIANITADIFYAWITQDLLPKLLPACVIVMDNATFHKRQDIQTAIANAGHTLEYLPPYSPDLNDIEPKWDQAKAIRKKEGCSIEQLFAAYEI; the protein is encoded by the coding sequence ATTGAAGACTATGAGCGAGCAGGCCGCGTTATCGTCTACCTTGATGAAAGCGGCTTTGCGCACGACATGCCACGCACGCATGGCTATGCGCCAGTGGGTGAGCGCGTCCATGGCGTAAAAGACTGGCATGCACGAGGTCGAACCAATGTGATTGGCGCTCTCATCGGAAAGACGCTGCTGACCATAAGTCTGTTCATCGCCAATATCACCGCTGACATTTTCTATGCGTGGATAACGCAGGACCTTTTGCCTAAACTTCTGCCCGCTTGCGTGATTGTCATGGACAACGCAACCTTTCATAAACGGCAGGATATCCAAACCGCCATTGCCAATGCCGGGCATACACTTGAATACCTGCCGCCTTATTCCCCTGACTTAAATGACATTGAACCCAAATGGGATCAGGCCAAAGCCATCAGAAAAAAGGAAGGTTGTTCCATCGAGCAGCTCTTTGCCGCTTATGAAATTTAA
- a CDS encoding IS630 transposase-related protein, giving the protein MTYPISFRRKVLSVREKENLSIAQVAQRFCVGVASVTRWIKTPDPKTTRNKPATKINLEILAQDVKNYPDAYQYERVRAYQASGSQQARH; this is encoded by the coding sequence ATGACCTATCCGATATCATTTCGCCGTAAAGTATTATCCGTTCGGGAGAAGGAGAACCTCTCAATCGCGCAAGTGGCGCAGCGTTTTTGCGTAGGTGTCGCCAGTGTGACGCGCTGGATCAAGACTCCCGATCCCAAGACCACCCGCAACAAGCCTGCCACCAAGATTAACCTGGAGATATTGGCGCAGGACGTCAAGAATTATCCGGACGCATATCAGTACGAGCGCGTTCGAGCGTACCAGGCGTCTGGGAGTCAGCAAGCAAGGCATTAA